One window of the Salvelinus alpinus chromosome 13, SLU_Salpinus.1, whole genome shotgun sequence genome contains the following:
- the LOC139537409 gene encoding collagenase 3-like — MKTFNLCLLLINLAIVVYSLPISPPSKEDEAFAETYLKRFFNLTEETGPAFKRGPSQQSRKVSEMQNFFGLQVTGTLDAETVTMMKKPRCGVPDVQLSRFTTFDNRKWQTNQVTYRIENYTPDMSEAEVDNSIERALQVWAKVSPLRFTRIYSGIADIRISFGTRNHGDFYPFDGPDGTLAHAFSPGADIGGDAHFDDDESFSFSSTRGYNLFLVAAHEFGHSLGLSHSTDPGALMYPVYSYTDPSTFSLPRDDVNGIQYIYGPNTDVNPNPDKPDPTPPSTPNACDPTLVLDAVTTLRGEKMFFKGRFFWRSYSQSSKPQQNLIKNFWPELPDNINAAYESQLSDRVFLFKDSQVWALYGYDIVPGYPRNLNSLGLPSTVKKVDAALYDVDSRKTLFFVDDNYYSYDEAMKRMDKGFPKRVDEGFPGMTSKVTAAFQVRGFTYLYSGSYMFEYSMRTRRQLRVLGNNYFLPC; from the exons ATGAAGACTTTCAATCTGTGCTTACTACTAATCAACCTGGCAATAGTGGTTTACTCTTTGCCAATATCGCCACCTAGTAAAGAAGATGAAGCCTTTGCAGAG ACGTACCTGAAGAGGTTTTTTAACCTGACAGAGGAGACGGGTCCTGCGTTCAAACGGGGGCCCAGCCAGCAGAGCAGGAAGGTCAGCGAGATGCAAAATTTCTTTGGTCTCCAGGTGACAGGAACCTTGGACGCTGAGACTGTGACGATGATGAAGAAGCCACGCTGTGGGGTACCTGATGTCCAACTCAGCCGCTTCACCACCTTCGACAATCGCAAGTGGCAGACCAACCAGGTTACCTACAG GATTGAGAACTACACCCCTGACATGTCTGAGGCTGAGGTGGACAACTCCATAGAGAGAGCACTACAGGTGTGGGCCAAGGTCTCCCCCCTGAGGTTCACCCGCATCTACAGCGGCATTGCTGACATCAGGATCTCCTTCGGCACCAGAA ATCATGGTGATTTTTACCCCTTCGATGGCCCTGATGGCACCCTGGCCCATGCCTTCTCCCCCGGCGCTGACATTGGAGGAGATGCTCATTTTGACGATGATGAGTCCTTCAGCTTCAGCTCAACCAGAG GGTACAACCTGTTCTTGGTGGCTGCCCATGAGTTTGGCCATTCCCTTGGTCTCAGCCACTCCACCGACCCTGGAGCGCTGATGTACCCAGTGTACAGCTACACAGACCCCAGCACCTTCTCTCTGCCCCGCGATGACGTCAACGGTATCCAGTACATCTATG GTCCAAACACAGATGTGAACCCCAACCCAGACAAGCCAGATCCTACACCCCCTTCCACCCCTAATGCCTGTGACCCCACCCTAGTTTTGGATGCTGTCACCACTCTGCGTGGGGAGAAGATGTTCTTCAAGGGCAG GTTCTTCTGGCGTAGCTACTCTCAGAGCAGCAAACCACAACAGAACCTCATCAAGAACTTCTGGCCCGAACTCCCCGACAACATCAATGCTGCTTACGAGAGCCAGCTATCTGACAGAGTGTTCCTCTTCAAAG ATAGTCAGGTCTGGGCTCTCTACGGCTATGACATCGTCCCCGGTTATCCCAGAAACCTGAACAGCTTGGGTCTGCCCAGTACCGTGAAAAAAGTTGACGCTGCCCTGTATGATGTAGATTCTCGCAAGACCTTGTTCTTCGTTGATGACAACTACTACAG TTACGACGAGGCAATGAAAAGGATGGACAAAGGTTTCCCCAAGCGTGTTGATGAAGGGTTCCCAGGCATGACAAGCAAAGTGACTGCAGCCTTCCAAGTCCGAG GCTTTACCTACCTCTATAGTGGCTCCTACATGTTTGAGTACAGCATGAGGACCAGGAGACAGTTACGCGTGCTAGGAAACAACTACTTCCTGCCCTGTTAG